The stretch of DNA CGAAGGTTTTATTAGAGATTACAAGCATAGAGAGGATAAGAAACAAGGTCAATTGACTATTTATTTAAAGTATATTAATAAAGAAAAGACCATTAATAACCTGAAAAGAATTAGTAAGCCTGGATTAAGAGTCTATGCGAAAAAAGATGAGATTCCAGAAGTGTTAGGTGGTCTTGGGATAGCTATCATTTCTACCTCCAAAGGTATAATGACTGGTAAAGAGGCTTTACAGCGTCATCTTGGAGGGGAAGTAATTTGCTATATTTGGTAAATATAAATCAATATAAGGCTCGATTCATCGAAGCCAATTAGAAAATTACTAAAAAAATACGGGTTGAAATAAATTTTACTCGTATACTAACTATATTCTAAACGCTGTACGCTAAAAATAATACGGGACGCGATATATATACAGTATACGAAAATGGGAGGTTTTATATGTCCAGGATAGGGAGGATGCCAGTAAAAATTCCTCAGGGAGTTAAAGTTGAATTAAATAATAATAAAATAAAAGTATCCGGAGAAAAAGGCGTTTTAGAAAGAAACATTCATCCAGATATTAAGGTAAAGATAGAAGAAAATCAGATTTATGTTTCCAGGTCTTCCGATGATAAATTTCATCGTTCTTTACATGGATTAAGTAGAAGCTTGATTAATAATTTAGTAAAAGGTGTGTTTTCAGGCTTTGAAAAAATATTGGAAATACAGGGAGTAGGTTACCGAGCAACCCTTGAAGGCGGTAAAATGGCTATTCAGGTAGGTTATTCTCATCCCGTAAATGTTGACCCACCAAAAGGAATTGAGTTTGAAGTAGAAAAACAAAAGATAATAAAAATCAAAGGCATAGATAAGGAACTAGTAGGTGAAACTGCAGCTAAAATAAGGTTATTACGGAAACCAGAGCCCTATAAAGGAAAAGGAATAAGATATATTGATGAAGTAGTGAGAAGAAAAGTTGGTAAAACTGGCGCAAAATAATCAATGAAAAATAATTTAATTGCTTACCTGGTTATTAGTTAAAAAATTAATACCGAGCAGGCATAGATACAAGTAAGTTGTATCTTCTTGTGCTTTAGATACAGGGTATCGCCTTTAAGATTCTTGATTAAATTCTGGTTTTATTCACGCGATTCCATAATATGAATTACTATTTTCTAGGATTAACATATAGGAAGGGAGTGCTGATATTGATGATTGAAAGAAGTAAAAGATTAGCTCGGATAAAAAGACATAAAAGAGTACGGAAAAACATATCCGGTACTAGTGAAAGGCCGCGATTATGCATTTTCAGGAGTTTAAAACATATATACGCTCAGGCAATTGATGATCAGAAAGGGATAACTTTAGTATCTCTATCTACACTCAATCCCGAAATAAGGAAAAAAGAGAAATATCAGGGTAACATAAAAGCTGCTGAAACGCTGGGTAGTTTTTTAGCTAAAAAATTAGAGGAAAAGGGCATAAAAAAAGTAGTATTCGATCGGGGGGGTTACCTTTATCACGGGCGAGTAAAAGCTGTCGCAGAGAACGTTAGAAAAGGAAAGATAGTCTTTTAATATATAAATAAAATAGGAAAAAATTAGTAAAAAATCGAACACCAAAAATATAGTAAGAAAAAATGAGAGAGGAGGTGGATTAGTGCTAAAGATAAACCCTGAAGGTTTAGAGTTAAGCGAGGCAGTTGTTTTTGTAAATAGAGTCAGTAAAGTAGTAAAAGGTGGAAGACGATTTGGGTTTTCCGCTATGGTTGTCGTAGGAAATGGCGAAGGAATAGTAGGCATAGGTTATGGAAAAGCTAAAGACGTTTCCGAAGCAATTAAAAAAGGAGTGGCAAAAGCAAAAAAGAGTTTAATAAAACTAAGAATAAAAAAAGGAACTATCCCTTATACAGTTATAGGAAGATATGGAGCTGCTCGGGTTTTTATGAAACCAGCCTCTCCTGGAACCGGAGTTATTGCTGGTGGATCCGTTCGAACGATATTAGAAGCTGCAGGATATCAAAATATATTAACAAAATCCTTAGGAAGTGATAATAATTTGAATATTGCTAAAGCTACCATGGATGCTCTGGTAAGTTTAAAAGATGCGAAAAATGTTGCAAAATTAAGAGGAAAAAGTGTATTGGAAATGTATAGGCAAGGATTACAGCCAAGGGAGGTAACAAGTAATGAAATTAAATAATTTATACCTAGATCCTAAATCAGTTAAAAAACGCAAAAGAGTAGGCAGAGGTTGTGGCTCAGGTCATGGTTTTACTTCCTGCCGAGGATCGAAAGGTCAAAATTCTCGTGCTGGCGGTGGAGTTAGACCTGGTTTTGAAGGCGGTCAGATGCCTCTCTATAGAAGAATTCCTAAAAGGGGTTTTACCAGTATATTCAAAAAAAATTATAGTATCGTAAATGTTGGACGATTAAATATATTTGAAGATGGCGATATAATTACTCAGAAAGAATTAATTAATAAGGGAATTATAAAAAAAGTAGGCCATGGAGTAAAAATATTAGCTAAAGGTGGTTTAAACAAAAAATTAACTATCAAGGCACATAAGTTTAGCCAGAAAGCGATAAGCGAGATTGAATCAGCTGGTGGGAAGATAGAGGTGATATAATTGTTAGACACTTTACGTAATTTATTTAAAATTCCAGATTTAAAGAAAAGATTAATTTTTACCCTAGGAATGTTAGTGGTAGTTAGACTTGGTAGTCACCTCCCTTTGCCTGGTATAGATAAAGAGGCAATGGCTAATTTATTTGCTCAGGGAGGAATATTAGGTTTTTTTGATCTATTCGCAGGAGGAGCATTAAGTCGTTTTTCTGTTTTTGCTTTAGGAATAATGCCCTATATTAATGCATCTATTATTATGAGTCTTTTGCAATCTGTTGTGCCAATCTTAGAACAATGGGCTAAAGAGGGAGAAGATGGAAGAGCTAAAATAACTGCAATTACTCGTTATGCAACAGTATTTTTAGCTATTGTCCAGGCTTTTGGAATAAGTGTTTGGCTGCAAAATATGGGTGTATTGATGATTTCGGGAAGTGCTTTTAGATTCTTATTATTAATAACCCTTACTGCCGGAACTTGTTTTTTAATGTGGTTAGGTGAACAGATTACTGATTTTGGTATTGGTAACGGGATTTCTATAATTATTTTTGGGGGAATTATTGCCAGAATTCCCTCCCAAATTATTCAAACCGGTCAACTTTTAAAAGTTGGAGAAATTGGCATTTTACCATTGGTAACCTTATTGGTAGTTTTCGTAGTGGTTATTGGAGGAGTTATTGCTATTCAAAAAGGTCAGAGAAGAATACCGGTTCAGTACGCAAAAAGAGTAATAGGACGTAGAATGTACGGTGGACAAGGGACGCATATTCCCTTACGTGTAAATCAGGCTGGAGTTATTCCTATAATATTTGCTTCGGCAATATTACTTTTTCCGGCTACTATTGCACAATTTTTACAAAATATTGCTTTTATGAAAAGTCTGGCTGATGCTCTTTCGCCGGGACAGCCTTTATACCTTGTTTTGTACTCTATATTAATCATAATTTTTACTTTCTTTTATACGGCGATTACCTTTAATCCTGCCAACATGGCAGACAATATGAAAAAGTACGGAGGTTTTATTCCTGGGATAAGACCTGGGAAAAGTACTACCGTTTACATTGATCATATAATGACTCGAATTACACTAAGTGGCGCATTATTTTTAGCCATAATTGCTATTCTACCAAATATTTTAATAAAAATTACCGGAATTACTACTTTTTATTTCGGAGGAACATCTGTGTTAATTATGGTAGGAGTAGCTTTGGAAACCGTTCAACAAATAGAATCACATATGCTAATGAGGCACTATGAAGGATTTATCAAGAAATAGTTTCTGCGCACTAATATATATCGTACGTATTTACTTAACTGGTTAGTTGGTTACTTAATTTATTGGTTATAATCCTGGCCATAAGTTATTAAAATTCATAATGTTGGGGGTTTGATTTATCAAGCCCTCAGACAGGGATCGAGTTAATTTCAAGAAAAGAGGAAGTTATGAGAATAATCTTGTTAGGTCCTCCTGGTGGAGGGAAGGGAACAGTAGCAAAAAGATTGCATGCGGAATTTAATATCCCAATAATTTCCACCGGAGTAATTTTGAGAGAAGCAGTTGGTAAAAAGAATAAGTTGGGTATAGAAGTTGAGAATATCATGAGAAAAGGAAGTTTAGTGCCGGATCATATTATTCTGAAAATAATAAAAGAAAGAATAAAAGAGGATGACTGTAAAAAAGGTTACATCTTTGATGGCTTCCCTCGAACTATTGAGCAAGCAAATTCTTTAGATCAATTGAATAAAGAGCTCAATGAATTTATTGACTATGTATTTTATTTCGAGATAGCTTTTTCCGAAATAATACAAAGATTATCCAGTCGTAGGGTATGCAAAAAATGTAGTACTAATTATAATCTATTATTTAACCCGCCTAAAAAAGAAAATATTTGTGATCTCTGCGGTGG from Candidatus Atribacteria bacterium encodes:
- a CDS encoding 30S ribosomal protein S8, with translation MSVVTDPVADMLTRIRNANKVRHDSLIVPSSKLKLEVTRILKDEGFIRDYKHREDKKQGQLTIYLKYINKEKTINNLKRISKPGLRVYAKKDEIPEVLGGLGIAIISTSKGIMTGKEALQRHLGGEVICYIW
- a CDS encoding 50S ribosomal protein L6, yielding MSRIGRMPVKIPQGVKVELNNNKIKVSGEKGVLERNIHPDIKVKIEENQIYVSRSSDDKFHRSLHGLSRSLINNLVKGVFSGFEKILEIQGVGYRATLEGGKMAIQVGYSHPVNVDPPKGIEFEVEKQKIIKIKGIDKELVGETAAKIRLLRKPEPYKGKGIRYIDEVVRRKVGKTGAK
- a CDS encoding 50S ribosomal protein L18 — protein: MIERSKRLARIKRHKRVRKNISGTSERPRLCIFRSLKHIYAQAIDDQKGITLVSLSTLNPEIRKKEKYQGNIKAAETLGSFLAKKLEEKGIKKVVFDRGGYLYHGRVKAVAENVRKGKIVF
- a CDS encoding 30S ribosomal protein S5 is translated as MLKINPEGLELSEAVVFVNRVSKVVKGGRRFGFSAMVVVGNGEGIVGIGYGKAKDVSEAIKKGVAKAKKSLIKLRIKKGTIPYTVIGRYGAARVFMKPASPGTGVIAGGSVRTILEAAGYQNILTKSLGSDNNLNIAKATMDALVSLKDAKNVAKLRGKSVLEMYRQGLQPREVTSNEIK
- a CDS encoding 50S ribosomal protein L15; the protein is MKLNNLYLDPKSVKKRKRVGRGCGSGHGFTSCRGSKGQNSRAGGGVRPGFEGGQMPLYRRIPKRGFTSIFKKNYSIVNVGRLNIFEDGDIITQKELINKGIIKKVGHGVKILAKGGLNKKLTIKAHKFSQKAISEIESAGGKIEVI
- the secY gene encoding preprotein translocase subunit SecY, which produces MLDTLRNLFKIPDLKKRLIFTLGMLVVVRLGSHLPLPGIDKEAMANLFAQGGILGFFDLFAGGALSRFSVFALGIMPYINASIIMSLLQSVVPILEQWAKEGEDGRAKITAITRYATVFLAIVQAFGISVWLQNMGVLMISGSAFRFLLLITLTAGTCFLMWLGEQITDFGIGNGISIIIFGGIIARIPSQIIQTGQLLKVGEIGILPLVTLLVVFVVVIGGVIAIQKGQRRIPVQYAKRVIGRRMYGGQGTHIPLRVNQAGVIPIIFASAILLFPATIAQFLQNIAFMKSLADALSPGQPLYLVLYSILIIIFTFFYTAITFNPANMADNMKKYGGFIPGIRPGKSTTVYIDHIMTRITLSGALFLAIIAILPNILIKITGITTFYFGGTSVLIMVGVALETVQQIESHMLMRHYEGFIKK
- a CDS encoding adenylate kinase, with protein sequence MLGPPGGGKGTVAKRLHAEFNIPIISTGVILREAVGKKNKLGIEVENIMRKGSLVPDHIILKIIKERIKEDDCKKGYIFDGFPRTIEQANSLDQLNKELNEFIDYVFYFEIAFSEIIQRLSSRRVCKKCSTNYNLLFNPPKKENICDLCGGELYQREDDKEKTIKHRLEVFDKQTIPLKKYYKEKKLLKVIDAHLSNNAFLEIKKILQGIYNN